The genomic window GGCGTGGAACGGGCCTTGAAGAAATATTTACCGAACGGCATGGAAGCGAAAGGGCAGAAATGTCCGAACTGTGGGTTGGAGACCTTGATTTATCAAGAAGGTTGTTTGATCTGCACGAATTGCGGAGCCTCTAAATGCGGTTAAATAATTGACTAAATCTATATACCATGAAAGTCTCTTTTAATATAAACTTCCATACCGTTTGGGGACAGAAGTTATGTGTAGTGGGCTCCATACCGGAATTAGGCTCTTGGGAACCTGCTTTGGCTAAGGAGATGAATTACTCTGGGGATGGAAACTGGAAACTGGAACTGGATCTTCCACCCGATATAAAAGATATAGAATATAGATATTTCTTAAGTGTTAATGATAAGCAGATCTTTGAGGAGTGGGAGAAGAATCACCGGATTGTATTGGATGGACAATCTGATTCTTACATCCTTTATGATTATTGGCAAATCCGTCCGGATAATCTAGCCTTTTATTCTTCGGCTTTCACCAAAAGTTTATTCGCTCATCCCTGCAATACACATGAGAGGGTCGTTAGAAGTGGAAGAAAATTGGTGATAAAGATATCCGCTCCCCGGGTGGAAAAGAATCAGTGTGTAGCCATTACTGGAAATCAAGAATGCTTAGGTAACTGGCATCCGGACAAGGCTTTATTGCTGAGTTGCGATACTTTCCCGGAATGGCATATTGATTTAGACGCTGCGGAGATACGGTATCCTTTAGAATATAAATTTTTGGTTTGGGATAATGATTCCCGTCAACCTTTGTATTGGGAGAGTGATGAGAATCGTATTCTAAGTCTTGTTCCCCAGAAACAGGGTGAGACCGTTGTTATATCTGGTCTTTACTTCCGGGATAGCTTACCGTTATGGCGTTGTGCCGGCTCGGTTATCCCCGTCTTTTCCTTGCGCTCGGAAAAGAGCTTTGGAGTAGGTGATTTGGGAGATTTACACATGTTGGTGGATTGGGCTAGAAAGACGCACCAACGTATCATTCAAGTATTACCTATGAATGATACGACAATGACCCATACTTGGGTGGATTCCTATCCGTATAGCGCTATTTCTATTTATGCCCTTCATCCCATGTATGTGGATTTATCGGCTTTGGGGACCTTGAAAGATCCGGAGAGAGCAGCTTTTTATGCAGGGAAGCAAAAAGAATTAAACGCAAAAGATACGGTTGATTACGAGGAAGTACTGAAATATAAATTGGGTTATTGTCAAGAATATTTCGCAGGGGAGGGTAAGGCCGTATTAGATACGCCGGAGTTTAAAGAGTTCTTGGCGCAAAATGAGTCATGGTTGATGCCTTACGCTACTTATTGTTTCTTGCGGGAAAGTTATGGGACATCGGATTTCTCTCAATGGCAAGGTAATTCTACTTACAATAAGACACGTGTTCGCGCCCTATGCCGGGAAGATAGTGACGCATGGCCGGAGATCTCGTTCTCTTATTTCTTGCAATATGTATTGCACAACCAGTTCAAGTCGGTATCGGATTATGCCCGTAAGAATGGAGTTGTATTGAAAGGTGATTTACCCATTGGCGTGAGCCGCACTAGTGTAGAGGCTTGGACGGAACCGAAATATTTTAATATGAATGGTCAAGCGGGTGCTCCCCCCGATGACTTTTCCATGAACGGTCAGAACTGGCTGTTCCCGACTTATAACTGGGATGCGATGGAGAAAGATAATTTCTCTTGGTGGAAAAAACGCTTCGCTAAGTTAAGTGATTATTTCGATTGTTTCCGTATAGATCACATCTTGGGATTTTTCCGAATATGGGAGGTTCCTTGTGAATATGTGCAAGGGCTTTGTGGTCATTTCAATCCAGCGTTGCCGTTCTCGAGAGAAGAGATCGAGCAGTATGGATTGAATTTTAACGAATCTCGTTTCACGACCCCACATATCAATCGACAATTTTTATCGGAATTGTTTGAGGAAAATACAGAAGAGGTGATAGGTGCTTATTTGGCACAATCCTCCTCCCGGCATTATGTGTTAAAACCGTTCTGTGATACGCAAAGGAAGATTGAGGCGTTGTTTGCGGATAAGGCGGATCCAGTTTCCCTACGGATCAAGAATGGCCTGTTTACGATTGCGAATGAGGTATTATTTCTTCGTGATCCAAGAGAGACCGATAAGTTTCATCCCCGGATCTCGGCGAATCAATCCTATATCTATCGGGAATTGAGTGGTTCCGACCGTTATGCGTTCGATCAGTTATACTGGCATTTCTTCTATCATCGCCATAATGATTTTTGGAAGGCGCAAGCGTTTAAGCGTTTGACACCGTTGGTTGCGTCCACGGAGATGTTGGTTTGTGGAGAGGATCTCGGTATGATCCCCGCCTCTGTTCCCGAGGTTATGAATAAGTTGCAAATACTAAGCTTGGAGATTGAGCGTATGCCGAAGAGCCCACAGCGGGAATTTTCCGATATGTTCAATCTGCCTTATCATTCGGTTTGTACGACTTCTACACATGATATGACTCCTCTTCGTAATTGGTGGAAAGAAGATCCGGAGAAGACACAGCGTTATTACAACCATGTATTGCAACGGATCGGTGAGGCCCCGGATGAATGTACGGCTGAAATCGTTGCCCAGATTATTTCTAATCATTTGAAGACTCGTTCCATGCTGACGATTATTCCGTTGCAGGATTGGTTTGCTATGGATGATTCTATCAAGCGGAAGGATATAGAATCCGAGCGTATTAACGTTCCTGCGAATTCAACGCATTATTGGCGCTACCGGATGCATATTACGTTGGAACAGCTTTTGCAGGCTGATAACCTGAATAATAAGATCGTCTCGTTGATAAAAGAGGCTGGACGAAAATAAGAAAGACTAAGGGCCGTATCGAAAAGTGCGGCCCTCAGTCTATTTGTCCGCTTTCTTTTTCTCGGAACACATCGAGCAGGCTCCGTTGAACCGTGCGTTTGGTTCGATCTCTAGGGATTGGGTATATATATCTCCCTTGATAATTGCTGTTGATTTTAGAATAAGCTTTGCGCTTACTTTTACGGAGCCATCTACCTCACCGAGAATCTCAGCATTCTCGGATACGATATTGCCTGTTACGCTACCTTTGGGGCCGATAACGATCTTGCCGTTGCAACTGATGTCCCCTTCTACTTTTCCATCCAAGCGAAAGTCTGTCTCTGTGATAATATTACCCTTTATCGTTGTCCCCGCAGCCAAGGCGTTGTGTAATCCGCCTGCGGAATTTTCATCTTTTTGTTTTATTCCCATCATAATGTGTTGTTACTTGGTTGACAAATATAAGACTATTTTTTTGCAGGAAGGTTTACTTTCTATACATTTACAGATAAATTAAAAGATTATGACAACAAAGATTGAATTACGAAGGATGACATTCTATGCCTATCATGGCGTGGCACCCCAAGAGACCCGGGTTGGGAATACTTTTATCGTAGATTTGATACTGACAGCGCCGTTGGAGAATGCGGTATGGAGCGACGATTTAAGCGATACGATCAATTACGCCACAGTATATGAAACCGTGAAAGCAGAAATGGCTATCCCCTCGAGACTTCTTGAGCACGCGGCGGGGCGTATCTTGAAGGCTTTGAAAGAGAGATTTCCACAGATCACGGAGGTGGAACTTGTCTTGTCTAAATTAAATCCTCCGTTTGGCGGAGATATTCATAGTGCTTCGATAATTCTTAAAGAAAGCTTTCTTTCTGTTTAGAAACTTTTATTTACCTTCGCGTTTGTAAAGAAGTGATGCGATATACGATATACTAAAAGCACAAATACGATAACATTATGGCATTTACCAACAACGTAATGATTGTTCGTCACGGATTGCTGGCGAAGTTAGTAAAGCTCTGGAAAGAAAACCGTCTTCTAGAAGAAATAGATCGCTTACCGATCGAGTTGAGTCCCCGAAAATCGAAAGTGAGGGGCCGTTGCTGTGTACATAAGGAACGTGCCGTCTGGAAATACAAGACCTTGCCTTTGCTTGGTTTTGATATGCAGGACGAGGAAGATGAGTTGACACCGCTTTCAGAGTATGCGAAGCGTGCCTTGTTCCGCTCGGAGAATAAGAAGGAAAATATCATGTGTGTAGTGGATGAGGCGTGTTCCTCTTGTGTCTCCGTGAATTATGAGATCACGAATCTTTGCCGGGGTTGCGTGGCTCGTAGTTGTTATATGAACTGCCCGAAGGACGCTATCCGATTCAAGAAAAACGGTCAGGCCGAGATTGATCATGAAACTTGTATCAGCTGTGGTAAATGCCACCAAAGCTGTCCGTACCATGCCATCGTTTATATCCCGATCCCTTGCGAGGAAGTTTGTCCGGTTAAGGCGATCAGCAAGGACAAGTATGGGGTGGAGCATATCGACGAGTCTAAATGTATATATTGCGGTAAATGTGTGAATGCTTGTCCGTTCGGTGCTATCTTCGAGATCTCGCAAGTATTCGATATCTTGCAACGCTTGCGGAATAAGGAACAGATGGTAGCGATTGTCGCTCCGTCTATCTTAGCTCAGTTTAGCGCTCCGAAGGAAAAAGTGTATGGCGCTATCAAGTCCTTGGGATTCGAGGAAGTGGTTGAGGTGGCGCAAGGCGCTATGGAAACCACCCGTCATGAGGCGGAAGAATTGATCGAGAAATTGAAAGAAGGACAACCGTTCATGACCACTAGTTGCTGTCCGTCTTACGTGCAATTGGCCGAGAAACATATCCCGGATTTAAAGAAATACATCTCTTCTACTGGATCTCCGATGTATTATACGGCCCGTATCGTGAAGGAAAAATATCCGGATGCGAAGATCGTGTTTGTTGGCCCGTGCGTGGCGAAACGAAAAGAGGTGAAACTAGATCCGTGCGTGGATTTTACACTTACGTTTGAGGAAGTAGGTTCCGTATTGGAGGGATTGGGTATCAAGATCGAGGAGGCCCAGCCTTTCTCTGTATTATTTAACGCTGTCCGTGAGGCGCATGGCTTCGCCCAAAGTGGTGGTGTGATCAACGCCGTTAAGGTTTATTTGAAGGACGAGAACGTAAATGCCGTGCAGGTAGCCAACCTGACAAAGAAAAATGTGGCATTATTACGTGCTTATGCTAAAACCGGAAAGGCTCCCGCGCAGTTTATAGAAGTGATGGCTTGCGAGGGCGGTTGTGTGACCGGTCCTTGTACGCACGCCGATAAGACTGCCGGACAAAAGCAGCTTATTAAGGAGCTTACTAAATTCTAGACAAAATGATTAAAAAATTGGTTTTATTTGTCTCCTTGACGGGAGTTTTTCTATGTACCGCTTCTTGCGGACATAAAGAATTACCGTCAATGGGAGATTATTCCGTACAGGTATTTAATGATACCCACGTACGTTTCGCTCCGGATGTATATCCCGCCGCTTT from Parabacteroides distasonis ATCC 8503 includes these protein-coding regions:
- a CDS encoding 4-alpha-glucanotransferase; amino-acid sequence: MKVSFNINFHTVWGQKLCVVGSIPELGSWEPALAKEMNYSGDGNWKLELDLPPDIKDIEYRYFLSVNDKQIFEEWEKNHRIVLDGQSDSYILYDYWQIRPDNLAFYSSAFTKSLFAHPCNTHERVVRSGRKLVIKISAPRVEKNQCVAITGNQECLGNWHPDKALLLSCDTFPEWHIDLDAAEIRYPLEYKFLVWDNDSRQPLYWESDENRILSLVPQKQGETVVISGLYFRDSLPLWRCAGSVIPVFSLRSEKSFGVGDLGDLHMLVDWARKTHQRIIQVLPMNDTTMTHTWVDSYPYSAISIYALHPMYVDLSALGTLKDPERAAFYAGKQKELNAKDTVDYEEVLKYKLGYCQEYFAGEGKAVLDTPEFKEFLAQNESWLMPYATYCFLRESYGTSDFSQWQGNSTYNKTRVRALCREDSDAWPEISFSYFLQYVLHNQFKSVSDYARKNGVVLKGDLPIGVSRTSVEAWTEPKYFNMNGQAGAPPDDFSMNGQNWLFPTYNWDAMEKDNFSWWKKRFAKLSDYFDCFRIDHILGFFRIWEVPCEYVQGLCGHFNPALPFSREEIEQYGLNFNESRFTTPHINRQFLSELFEENTEEVIGAYLAQSSSRHYVLKPFCDTQRKIEALFADKADPVSLRIKNGLFTIANEVLFLRDPRETDKFHPRISANQSYIYRELSGSDRYAFDQLYWHFFYHRHNDFWKAQAFKRLTPLVASTEMLVCGEDLGMIPASVPEVMNKLQILSLEIERMPKSPQREFSDMFNLPYHSVCTTSTHDMTPLRNWWKEDPEKTQRYYNHVLQRIGEAPDECTAEIVAQIISNHLKTRSMLTIIPLQDWFAMDDSIKRKDIESERINVPANSTHYWRYRMHITLEQLLQADNLNNKIVSLIKEAGRK
- a CDS encoding bactofilin family protein, which codes for MGIKQKDENSAGGLHNALAAGTTIKGNIITETDFRLDGKVEGDISCNGKIVIGPKGSVTGNIVSENAEILGEVDGSVKVSAKLILKSTAIIKGDIYTQSLEIEPNARFNGACSMCSEKKKADK
- the folB gene encoding dihydroneopterin aldolase yields the protein MTTKIELRRMTFYAYHGVAPQETRVGNTFIVDLILTAPLENAVWSDDLSDTINYATVYETVKAEMAIPSRLLEHAAGRILKALKERFPQITEVELVLSKLNPPFGGDIHSASIILKESFLSV
- a CDS encoding monomeric [FeFe] hydrogenase → MAFTNNVMIVRHGLLAKLVKLWKENRLLEEIDRLPIELSPRKSKVRGRCCVHKERAVWKYKTLPLLGFDMQDEEDELTPLSEYAKRALFRSENKKENIMCVVDEACSSCVSVNYEITNLCRGCVARSCYMNCPKDAIRFKKNGQAEIDHETCISCGKCHQSCPYHAIVYIPIPCEEVCPVKAISKDKYGVEHIDESKCIYCGKCVNACPFGAIFEISQVFDILQRLRNKEQMVAIVAPSILAQFSAPKEKVYGAIKSLGFEEVVEVAQGAMETTRHEAEELIEKLKEGQPFMTTSCCPSYVQLAEKHIPDLKKYISSTGSPMYYTARIVKEKYPDAKIVFVGPCVAKRKEVKLDPCVDFTLTFEEVGSVLEGLGIKIEEAQPFSVLFNAVREAHGFAQSGGVINAVKVYLKDENVNAVQVANLTKKNVALLRAYAKTGKAPAQFIEVMACEGGCVTGPCTHADKTAGQKQLIKELTKF